A stretch of Lathyrus oleraceus cultivar Zhongwan6 chromosome 6, CAAS_Psat_ZW6_1.0, whole genome shotgun sequence DNA encodes these proteins:
- the LOC127094793 gene encoding uncharacterized protein LOC127094793, translating to MGSERRKALPFKAKMPDTANISRLLNELPACFRVTLQGKFGHILDLLSVDVQTPAITALAQFYDPPLRSFLFQDFQLTPTLEEFDRLLGFSMKGRTLYNRIGQVPEVEMLALALHIPISDALANWKKRENLFGFWRAYLEEEAERLFEIHQWDALANMLALLIYGLVLFPTHEGFIDSAAISIFWAVWKDKQSLVPPQLADTFHTLHTRHQRKNGMLICCLPLLYNWLISYVFKPDAHISEMSSGEWARTLVSLTSKDIIWY from the coding sequence ATGGGTTCAGAAAGAAGGAAAGCATTACCATTCAAAGCCAAAATGCCAGATACTGCCAACATATCAAGACTTCTGAATGAACTTCCCGCCTGCTTCAGGGTTACTTTGCAAGGAAAGTTTGGCCACATTTTGGATCTTCTCTCAGTGGATGTTCAAACACCAGCCATCACTGCTTtagctcagttctatgatcctccgCTTCGAAGTTTCTTGTTCCAAGACTTTCAGTTGACTCCAACCTTGGAGGAATTCGACCGGCTCTTGGGATTCTCTATGAAAGGAAGGACACTGTATAATAGGATTGGTCAGGTACCCGAGGTAGAGATGCTAGCCCTTGCACTCCACATCCCCATATCTGATGCATTGGCTAATTGGAAGAAAAGGGAGAATCTCTTTGGTTTTTGGAGGGCTTACCTAGAAGAAGAAGCAGAAAGGTTGTTTGAGATACATCAATGGGATGCATTGGCAAATATGCTAGCTCTTCTCATATATGGGCTAGTATTGTTCCCAACCCACGAAGGTTTTATAGATTCAGCTGCCATAAGTATCTTTTGGGCCGTTTGGAAGGATAAACAAAGTTTGGTTCCTCCGCAACTAGCTGACACTTTCCATACTTTGCATACTCGACATCAAAGGAAGAATGGAATGCTGATATGTTGCCTTCCATTGCTCTATAATTGGCTTATCTCATATGTGTTTAAGCCTGATGCTCACATCAGTGAGATGTCCAGTGGGGAGTGGGCAAGAACTCTGGTGTCTTTGACTAGTAAGGATATCATTTGGTACTGA